Proteins encoded in a region of the Campylobacter geochelonis genome:
- a CDS encoding ExbD/TolR family protein, with the protein MIVYSESELSEINVTPFIDVMLVLLIIFMVVTPLVTSSLKVELPKAASKSQVDEKTPTIIAINELGEIKVGKSSANLDNLTFVLNGITKNNKDEVVYFYVDKAVSYEKLIVVINKIKESGYGKIALSTEVKE; encoded by the coding sequence ATGATAGTTTATAGTGAAAGCGAGTTAAGTGAGATAAATGTTACTCCTTTTATCGATGTCATGCTTGTTTTGCTTATCATTTTTATGGTTGTCACACCTCTTGTTACAAGTTCGCTTAAAGTCGAGCTTCCAAAAGCGGCGTCTAAATCGCAAGTCGATGAAAAAACTCCAACAATCATAGCTATAAATGAGCTTGGCGAGATAAAAGTCGGAAAAAGTAGTGCGAATTTAGACAATCTAACTTTTGTTCTAAATGGCATTACAAAAAATAACAAAGATGAGGTTGTTTACTTTTATGTAGATAAGGCTGTAAGTTATGAAAAACTCATAGTTGTTATCAATAAAATCAAAGAGAGCGGTTATGGCAAAATCGCCCTTTCTACCGAAGTTAAAGAGTAG
- a CDS encoding sulfite exporter TauE/SafE family protein, with translation MEILHFIEFAIFGTIVGIVSGFFGIGGGTIVVPSMLFLGYDIKAAVGISIMQMLFSSIFGSYVNYKTGKLKMGEGVLVGVGGLCGAGLSGFIVSNVAGIWLKIGLLLILFICIAKMFFSTKQAQKHISSKLLLFILGAFIGAFGTSMGIGGGVLLVPILVGFLGYDIKKAVSMSLFFVIFSSFGGFLSLASHGLVEYKSGAMLGICSLVGVYFGVKFCHKVGEKLQKRLLLGMYVLMFLITLEKTIVG, from the coding sequence GTGGAAATTTTACACTTTATAGAATTTGCCATTTTTGGCACGATTGTTGGCATTGTTTCTGGCTTTTTTGGCATAGGTGGTGGCACGATAGTAGTTCCATCGATGCTATTTTTAGGATACGATATCAAAGCTGCGGTTGGAATTTCTATCATGCAAATGCTTTTTAGCTCCATTTTTGGCTCATACGTAAACTACAAAACTGGCAAGCTTAAGATGGGCGAGGGCGTTTTAGTAGGAGTTGGTGGACTTTGTGGGGCTGGACTCAGTGGATTTATCGTATCAAATGTGGCTGGAATTTGGCTTAAAATCGGTCTTTTGCTTATACTTTTTATCTGTATCGCAAAGATGTTTTTTAGCACAAAACAAGCGCAAAAACACATCAGTTCAAAGCTTTTATTATTTATCTTAGGCGCTTTCATAGGCGCATTTGGAACTAGTATGGGAATTGGCGGGGGTGTTTTGCTCGTTCCGATTTTAGTTGGATTTTTAGGATATGATATCAAAAAAGCAGTTTCGATGAGTCTGTTTTTCGTGATATTTTCATCATTTGGCGGGTTTTTAAGCCTTGCAAGTCATGGACTAGTGGAGTATAAAAGTGGTGCAATGCTTGGAATTTGCTCGTTAGTTGGGGTTTATTTCGGTGTTAAATTTTGCCACAAAGTTGGGGAAAAGTTGCAAAAAAGATTGCTTTTAGGTATGTATGTTTTGATGTTTTTAATAACTTTAGAAAAGACGATTGTAGGATAA
- the uvrA gene encoding excinuclease ABC subunit UvrA, whose protein sequence is MNDLIKITGARENNLKNINLEIPKNKIVVFTGLSGSGKSTLAFDTLYAEGQRRYMESLSSYARQFLDRVGKPDVDKIDGLTPAIAIDQKTTSKNPRSTVGTITEIYDYFRLLYTRIGVQHCHKCGKPISKMSASDIISEVLKLPQESKIIIYAPIAREKKGTFVDTFESLRAKGYVRAQIDGVMVRLDEEIELSKTKKHTIKVVIDRVVVNQENKERIAQDVERALGESYGELEVEISNAQEVGVEKKLIHYSEHMACFDCKISFTPLEPLSFSFNSPKGACPSCDGLGISFSLDLSKIINENLSIENGAIKIMYGFNKSYYYKFLCAFCEQNKINIKTPYAELSDDERRLILYGNVKDVSFTWKRHKLERKFEGVVKYAYDLLKGENDLDEYMSEKKCDACKGHRLRPESLAVKVAGLGLDEVVDMSIENCVKFYNDEAKFSYLSEQQKVVSLPILKEIKERLNFLYNVGLGYLTLGRDSRTISGGEAQRIRIASQIGSGLSGVMYVLDEPSIGLHERDTLKLIKTLEDLRDKGNTVIVVEHDKKTIERADFVVDIGPGAGKFGGEVVYAGDVEGLLKSDTQTAWYINGKKEINYAKARKQESWLEIKNVNINNISNLSAKFPLRNLVCITGVSGSGKSSLILQTLLPVAQEQLNRAKKIKKVAGANIEGLENLDKVIYLDQSPIGRTPRSNPATYTGVMDDIRNLFAQTKEAKIRGYKIGRFSFNVKGGRCEKCGGDGEIKIEMHFLPDINVVCDACHGARYNPQTLEVLYKGKNIADVLAMSVDEAMEFFKAVPKIYTKIKTMQDVGLGYVALGQNATTLSGGEAQRVKLAKELSKSDTGNTLYILDEPTTGLHFADVDKLVGVLHHLVELGNSVFVIEHNIDVIKNADYIVDMGPEGGSRGGKIIAVGSPKVLAKNYKKTGSFTGEFLALEFKSNK, encoded by the coding sequence ATGAACGATTTGATAAAAATAACCGGGGCTAGAGAAAATAACCTTAAGAATATAAATTTAGAGATTCCAAAAAACAAGATTGTAGTTTTTACAGGGCTTAGTGGAAGTGGAAAAAGCACACTTGCTTTTGATACATTGTATGCTGAGGGACAGCGCCGATATATGGAGAGTTTAAGCTCTTATGCAAGGCAGTTTTTAGACCGTGTTGGAAAGCCAGATGTCGATAAAATCGATGGACTTACACCAGCGATTGCAATTGATCAAAAAACAACAAGTAAAAATCCGCGCTCAACAGTTGGAACGATAACTGAAATTTATGATTATTTCAGACTTCTTTACACAAGAATCGGCGTTCAACACTGCCATAAATGTGGAAAACCGATATCTAAAATGAGCGCAAGCGATATCATAAGCGAAGTTTTAAAACTTCCACAAGAGTCTAAAATCATAATCTATGCGCCAATCGCAAGAGAGAAAAAAGGCACATTTGTAGATACTTTTGAAAGTTTAAGAGCAAAAGGATACGTTAGAGCGCAAATCGATGGCGTGATGGTTCGCCTAGATGAAGAAATCGAACTTAGCAAAACCAAAAAACACACGATAAAAGTGGTTATCGATAGAGTCGTGGTAAATCAAGAAAACAAAGAGCGAATCGCACAAGATGTCGAAAGAGCGCTTGGAGAGAGTTATGGCGAACTTGAAGTCGAGATAAGCAACGCTCAAGAGGTTGGAGTAGAGAAAAAACTTATACATTATAGTGAGCATATGGCGTGTTTTGACTGCAAAATTTCCTTTACTCCACTTGAGCCACTTAGCTTTAGTTTTAACTCGCCAAAAGGCGCTTGTCCTAGTTGCGATGGGCTTGGTATAAGCTTTAGTCTTGATTTAAGTAAGATTATAAATGAAAATTTAAGCATAGAAAATGGCGCTATAAAAATCATGTATGGATTTAACAAAAGTTATTATTATAAATTTCTTTGCGCCTTTTGTGAGCAAAATAAAATCAATATAAAAACCCCTTACGCAGAGCTTAGCGATGATGAGCGAAGGCTAATTTTATATGGAAATGTAAAAGATGTAAGCTTTACATGGAAACGCCATAAGCTAGAGAGAAAATTTGAAGGCGTTGTAAAATACGCTTATGACTTGCTTAAAGGCGAAAATGACTTAGATGAGTATATGAGCGAGAAAAAATGCGATGCGTGCAAGGGACACCGTTTAAGACCAGAGAGTTTAGCGGTAAAAGTCGCCGGACTTGGGCTTGATGAGGTTGTTGATATGAGTATAGAAAACTGCGTTAAATTTTATAATGATGAAGCTAAATTTAGCTATCTAAGCGAACAGCAAAAAGTCGTTTCGTTGCCTATTTTAAAAGAGATAAAAGAGAGATTGAATTTCTTATACAATGTAGGTCTTGGATACCTAACCTTAGGCAGAGACTCACGCACGATTAGCGGTGGAGAAGCCCAAAGAATCCGTATCGCAAGCCAAATCGGAAGTGGATTAAGTGGCGTTATGTATGTACTTGATGAGCCAAGTATCGGGCTTCATGAAAGAGATACTTTAAAGCTGATTAAGACTTTGGAGGATTTGCGTGATAAAGGAAATACCGTAATCGTCGTAGAACATGATAAAAAAACCATAGAAAGAGCGGACTTTGTCGTAGATATAGGACCTGGTGCTGGAAAATTTGGTGGCGAGGTTGTCTATGCTGGCGATGTTGAGGGGCTTTTAAAAAGCGATACGCAAACAGCGTGGTATATAAATGGCAAAAAAGAGATAAATTACGCAAAAGCTAGAAAACAAGAGAGCTGGCTAGAGATAAAAAATGTAAATATAAATAATATATCAAATTTAAGCGCTAAATTTCCACTTAGAAACCTTGTGTGCATAACTGGAGTTAGTGGAAGTGGTAAAAGCTCTTTAATCCTCCAAACTCTACTTCCAGTCGCACAAGAGCAGCTAAACCGCGCTAAAAAGATAAAAAAAGTAGCCGGAGCCAATATTGAAGGTTTAGAAAATTTAGATAAGGTTATCTATCTTGATCAAAGCCCGATAGGCCGAACTCCACGCTCAAATCCAGCCACTTATACAGGCGTAATGGATGATATAAGAAATCTTTTTGCACAGACCAAAGAGGCAAAAATCAGAGGTTATAAAATAGGGCGTTTTAGTTTTAACGTCAAAGGTGGGCGTTGCGAAAAGTGTGGTGGAGATGGCGAGATAAAAATAGAAATGCACTTTTTACCAGATATAAATGTCGTTTGTGATGCTTGTCATGGCGCAAGATACAACCCACAAACTTTAGAAGTGCTATATAAAGGCAAAAATATCGCCGATGTTTTGGCGATGAGCGTTGATGAGGCGATGGAGTTTTTCAAAGCTGTTCCAAAAATTTACACTAAGATTAAAACCATGCAAGATGTGGGATTAGGCTATGTTGCGCTTGGGCAAAATGCAACTACTTTAAGTGGCGGAGAGGCTCAACGTGTAAAATTGGCAAAAGAGCTAAGCAAAAGCGACACGGGAAACACGCTTTACATCCTTGATGAGCCAACAACTGGACTTCACTTTGCTGATGTTGATAAGCTAGTTGGCGTGCTTCATCACTTAGTTGAGCTTGGAAATTCAGTTTTTGTTATCGAACATAACATTGATGTGATAAAAAACGCTGATTATATCGTAGATATGGGACCAGAGGGTGGAAGCAGGGGTGGTAAAATCATAGCTGTAGGAAGTCCAAAAGTACTTGCTAAAAATTATAAAAAAACTGGCTCTTTTACAGGCGAGTTTTTAGCGCTCGAGTTTAAAAGTAATAAGTGA
- a CDS encoding DUF302 domain-containing protein produces the protein MRKTLLLLAVCATFLLGDNKMLTTATSPLSVDETASKLTNILESKGLKIFGVFEHSKLAKEAGLDMSDTVVVAFGAPKAGTPLMQCAPQIALELPLKILIYKNSDGKTTVAYEDIKEIAKRYDAQDCAPVENLSKAQANFFNAITK, from the coding sequence ATGAGAAAAACTTTACTTTTATTAGCCGTTTGCGCTACATTTTTACTAGGAGATAACAAGATGTTAACAACCGCTACTTCGCCACTAAGCGTTGATGAAACAGCAAGCAAACTTACAAATATTTTAGAGTCAAAAGGGCTTAAAATTTTTGGAGTTTTTGAGCATTCAAAACTAGCAAAAGAAGCTGGTCTTGATATGAGCGATACTGTTGTTGTTGCTTTTGGTGCGCCAAAGGCTGGAACTCCACTTATGCAGTGTGCCCCACAAATCGCGCTTGAGCTTCCGCTTAAGATTTTGATTTATAAAAATAGCGATGGAAAAACAACTGTTGCTTATGAAGATATCAAAGAGATAGCAAAACGCTACGATGCCCAAGACTGCGCGCCAGTTGAGAATCTAAGCAAAGCGCAAGCAAACTTTTTTAACGCAATTACAAAATAA
- the hemJ gene encoding protoporphyrinogen oxidase HemJ yields MDYYIYIKYFHYLAFISWMALLFYQPRLYVYHMEHIDNPGFVKVVKIQEDKLYNFIGWPAMLGSLISGIVMIILNPALMQMGHIHVKLTVVFLMLLYHFDLGRYLKQLREDRCTKSGKFFRFYNEVPTIAMLIIIWIMIVNPF; encoded by the coding sequence ATGGATTACTACATTTATATAAAGTATTTTCATTATCTAGCATTCATTTCATGGATGGCTTTGCTGTTTTATCAGCCACGTCTTTATGTGTATCACATGGAGCATATCGACAACCCAGGTTTTGTAAAGGTTGTCAAAATTCAAGAAGATAAGTTGTATAACTTCATCGGTTGGCCAGCAATGCTTGGAAGCCTTATCAGCGGTATTGTGATGATAATACTAAACCCAGCTTTAATGCAAATGGGACACATCCACGTTAAACTTACTGTTGTGTTTTTAATGCTTTTATATCACTTTGATTTGGGAAGATATCTAAAACAACTTAGAGAAGATCGCTGTACAAAATCTGGTAAATTTTTTAGATTTTACAACGAAGTACCGACAATCGCGATGCTTATTATTATCTGGATAATGATAGTTAATCCTTTTTAA
- a CDS encoding TonB family protein — protein sequence MRRVWVVGFGFSCLLHLCILLAIFYRPTSLESGGVGAQEGEFKGIMLVSNLPIGELKEVSIEQIKSEKNEEEFDETSDEELFSDIDEDLASLYETSSQINLKKNQKTAQNDKIKKEKKLKKEKKPLSSFNSDTNSKSKDNAQSAPLPGDSATVQNGTYGTGANQKASYQSALMAHLNRYKSYPNEALIRGEEGVVMVKITIDKFGNVLSKSIKKGSKFSALDSATLELFLKASPLPKPPNEFLNASGMLTFSLPISYNIQEYYKNR from the coding sequence ATGCGTAGAGTTTGGGTTGTTGGATTTGGGTTTTCTTGTTTGCTTCATCTTTGCATACTTTTAGCTATTTTTTATAGACCAACTAGTTTAGAAAGTGGCGGCGTTGGGGCCCAAGAGGGAGAGTTTAAAGGTATAATGCTAGTGTCAAATTTACCTATTGGTGAGTTAAAAGAGGTTAGTATCGAGCAGATAAAATCAGAAAAAAACGAAGAAGAATTTGATGAAACTAGCGATGAAGAGCTTTTTAGCGATATCGATGAAGACTTGGCAAGTTTATATGAAACCTCATCGCAAATAAATCTCAAAAAAAACCAAAAAACTGCGCAAAATGACAAGATAAAAAAAGAAAAAAAGCTTAAAAAAGAGAAAAAACCACTATCTAGCTTTAACTCAGATACAAACTCTAAATCAAAAGATAACGCCCAAAGCGCGCCACTTCCAGGCGATAGCGCAACCGTGCAAAATGGAACTTATGGCACAGGAGCAAACCAAAAAGCAAGCTATCAAAGCGCTTTAATGGCTCATCTTAACAGATACAAAAGCTATCCAAATGAAGCGTTGATTAGAGGCGAAGAAGGCGTTGTAATGGTTAAAATAACGATAGATAAATTTGGAAACGTTTTATCAAAAAGCATAAAAAAAGGCTCTAAATTTAGCGCTTTAGACTCTGCTACGCTAGAGCTTTTTCTCAAAGCTTCCCCACTTCCAAAGCCGCCAAATGAGTTTTTAAATGCTAGCGGAATGCTGACTTTTTCTTTGCCGATTTCTTATAATATACAAGAGTATTATAAAAACAGATAA
- a CDS encoding anthranilate synthase component I family protein, which yields MLLLEPVIYYKEILKRYKNSYLAEDDFQAIIGIDCEYVEGEDIKTLEKYFEICKNSPKKNSAKFAGLFGVLSYEMVYEFERIAKLKKSLYNLPKFFYANAKSYLHYDKISKIYTFYGDDFSIYENLENFKPEISQKKSNLYYKILTNLEAEKNHFYKIVEEAKHYIKQGDVFQVVPAEILSLETNLSSIDFYEVLKVNNPSPYMFHFPTKYGDVVGSSPELVMQIRDDEILVAPIAGTRKRGKNANEDEVLRRDLLSDEKELAEHKMLIDLARNDIGKFAKPSSVAVKKPMHVVFYESVMHIVSEVYGKKRKGVSAFEVISTVFPAGTLSGTPKIRAMQIINELENSQRGIYGGGLGFWHFNGDVQMAILIRSAMFVPKYGEKLKLSYNGTCDMNLNSSEKFDENLVLNSNEILNNNSKSSLNSTSNLSVNSQDTLDESSNSNTSSSILGENSTLNLSENQRKNLNLDDNLKSNLDKNLVSNSNETINLVFVGAGAGIVYDSVKENEYAEICNKRESCVKVIRELCEEK from the coding sequence ATGCTTCTTTTAGAACCGGTGATTTATTATAAAGAGATTTTAAAACGATATAAAAACAGCTATTTAGCTGAAGATGACTTTCAAGCGATTATCGGCATTGACTGCGAATATGTCGAGGGCGAGGATATCAAAACCTTAGAAAAATACTTTGAGATTTGCAAAAATTCGCCTAAGAAAAACAGCGCTAAATTTGCTGGACTTTTTGGCGTTTTAAGTTATGAAATGGTTTATGAATTTGAACGCATTGCCAAGCTTAAAAAAAGCTTATATAATCTTCCTAAATTTTTCTACGCTAACGCTAAATCCTACCTTCACTACGATAAAATCAGCAAAATTTACACATTTTATGGCGATGATTTTTCTATTTATGAAAATTTAGAAAATTTCAAGCCTGAAATTTCGCAAAAAAAGTCAAATTTATACTATAAAATTTTAACAAATTTAGAAGCCGAAAAAAATCATTTTTATAAAATCGTCGAAGAAGCCAAACACTACATAAAACAAGGCGATGTTTTTCAAGTCGTTCCGGCTGAAATTTTAAGCCTTGAAACAAACCTCTCAAGCATCGATTTTTACGAGGTTTTAAAGGTTAATAACCCAAGTCCATATATGTTTCACTTCCCAACCAAATACGGCGATGTTGTCGGCTCAAGCCCCGAACTTGTCATGCAAATACGTGATGATGAGATACTTGTAGCGCCCATTGCAGGGACAAGAAAGCGCGGGAAAAATGCAAACGAAGATGAGGTGTTAAGGCGAGATTTGTTAAGTGATGAAAAGGAGTTGGCTGAGCATAAAATGCTAATTGACTTGGCGCGAAACGATATCGGGAAATTCGCCAAACCATCATCAGTAGCCGTTAAAAAGCCTATGCACGTGGTATTTTATGAAAGCGTAATGCACATCGTAAGCGAAGTCTATGGCAAAAAGAGGAAGGGCGTGAGCGCTTTTGAAGTTATTTCGACTGTTTTTCCTGCTGGAACGCTCTCTGGAACGCCTAAAATTCGCGCTATGCAAATAATTAACGAGCTTGAAAACTCACAGCGTGGAATTTATGGTGGTGGGCTTGGGTTTTGGCATTTTAACGGCGATGTTCAAATGGCGATTTTAATCCGCTCAGCGATGTTTGTGCCAAAATATGGGGAGAAACTAAAGCTTAGCTATAATGGCACTTGCGATATGAATTTAAATTCGAGTGAAAAATTTGATGAAAATTTAGTATTAAATTCAAATGAAATTTTAAACAATAACTCGAAATCTAGCTTAAATTCTACTTCAAATTTGAGTGTCAATTCGCAAGATACTTTAGATGAAAGCTCAAATTCAAACACTTCATCTAGCATTTTAGGTGAAAATTCCACTTTAAATTTATCTGAAAACCAGCGAAAAAATCTGAATTTAGATGACAATTTAAAATCAAATTTGGATAAAAATTTAGTATCAAATTCAAATGAAACTATAAATTTAGTCTTTGTTGGAGCAGGAGCTGGGATAGTCTATGATAGCGTTAAAGAAAACGAATACGCAGAAATCTGCAACAAGCGAGAATCTTGCGTAAAGGTTATAAGAGAGCTGTGCGAGGAAAAATAA
- a CDS encoding TonB-dependent receptor domain-containing protein: MDKFLKFSLVAALVLPLFGEDLEFDTLKVSGKKISNDEKPYITPGAVSSVDKIGSSTQSIDSLVRSMPGTYTNTDQSQGTVAVNIRGMTGLGRVNTMVDGVTQTFFGTSADNGKFHQTGVGMGTSVFGAAVDQNFLASVDVERGTFSGGHGGLMGSANFRTIGVDDVISDGNNFGFLGRYSYGSNGVGPSYMGSVASKFSTENGGSYGVLFGYSAKKISQNYKVGGGGKIDNLHFEDAYNKENDVSPFNPKELTQRPKGYLFKFEAKPDEKNSATLSYRRYENTLAGRDITNDNYQIDYRFNPDNNLLDLNLLLAYTKSNQKYSKDAIVLTRGDAKKGLSASNNALTFDISNNFLFDFNGDSSLNVKLGANYLQNEYKNRMHIFKTETTAFQPKGEQEIKTLYLDNTLSYDIFDLYVNLNLVNWELKGHKPECNASPTCFPKRAMDISKKDTNLNYSFMLSANIDELFSPFISYSLSTRAPNVQEMFFASDYGDSVNPFLKPEEAKTYQIGFNSFKHGLFTNDDRFGFKLTYYNTSVKDYIYSLSLTGSGANRWMIYANSLDDAKFKGIEAQITYDMGVFYTKASYSRQTSKQPVSETYGNRAFGFGKISELPKDYATIDIGTRLMDEKLTFGSVIKYTGKAKRVHPSDGDDGRVDPNRVLSQKKTQDLPQIPTIFDFYATYKPTSNLTFKVEVQNAFDKNYLDALNAFNSIQPELYDKNDNSIYLFSNSSRGRTFLASFEYKF; the protein is encoded by the coding sequence GTGGATAAATTTTTAAAATTTAGCTTAGTTGCAGCACTTGTCTTGCCGCTTTTTGGAGAGGATTTGGAGTTTGATACGCTTAAAGTATCTGGTAAAAAAATAAGCAATGATGAAAAGCCTTACATCACACCAGGTGCGGTTAGCTCGGTCGATAAGATAGGTTCATCAACGCAAAGCATAGACTCTCTTGTAAGAAGTATGCCAGGAACTTATACAAACACAGATCAGTCTCAAGGCACAGTTGCTGTAAATATACGCGGCATGACAGGACTTGGCAGGGTAAATACAATGGTCGATGGCGTTACACAAACGTTTTTTGGTACATCAGCAGATAATGGCAAATTTCATCAAACAGGCGTTGGCATGGGAACTTCTGTTTTTGGCGCGGCAGTTGATCAAAACTTTTTAGCTAGTGTTGATGTTGAGCGTGGAACTTTTAGTGGCGGTCATGGTGGGCTTATGGGAAGTGCAAATTTCAGAACCATAGGCGTAGATGATGTGATAAGTGATGGGAATAACTTTGGCTTTTTAGGACGTTATTCATATGGCTCAAATGGAGTTGGTCCAAGTTATATGGGAAGTGTAGCGAGTAAATTTAGCACTGAAAATGGCGGAAGTTATGGCGTTTTGTTTGGTTATAGCGCTAAAAAAATTAGCCAAAACTATAAAGTTGGTGGCGGTGGCAAAATCGACAATCTGCATTTTGAAGATGCTTATAATAAAGAAAATGATGTCAGCCCATTTAACCCAAAAGAGCTAACTCAGCGCCCAAAAGGGTATTTGTTTAAATTTGAAGCCAAACCAGATGAGAAAAACTCCGCCACGCTAAGTTATAGAAGATATGAAAACACCCTTGCTGGGCGAGATATCACAAATGATAATTATCAAATTGATTATAGGTTTAATCCAGATAACAATTTACTTGATTTAAATTTATTACTTGCTTATACAAAAAGCAATCAAAAGTATTCAAAAGATGCGATAGTTTTAACAAGAGGAGATGCAAAAAAAGGTTTAAGCGCTTCAAATAACGCTTTGACTTTTGATATTAGTAACAACTTTTTGTTTGATTTTAATGGCGATAGCAGCTTAAACGTAAAACTTGGTGCAAACTATCTTCAAAACGAATACAAAAACAGAATGCACATTTTCAAAACAGAGACAACCGCCTTTCAACCAAAAGGCGAACAAGAGATAAAAACGCTTTATTTAGATAATACTTTAAGCTATGATATTTTTGATTTGTATGTAAATTTAAACCTTGTAAACTGGGAGCTAAAAGGTCACAAACCAGAGTGTAATGCAAGCCCAACCTGCTTTCCAAAACGTGCGATGGATATCTCTAAAAAAGATACAAATTTAAACTACTCTTTTATGCTATCAGCTAACATCGATGAGCTATTTAGCCCATTTATCAGCTACTCTTTAAGCACGAGAGCGCCAAATGTGCAAGAGATGTTTTTTGCAAGTGATTATGGCGATAGCGTAAATCCTTTCTTAAAACCAGAAGAGGCAAAAACTTATCAAATCGGCTTTAACAGCTTCAAACATGGCTTGTTTACAAACGACGATAGATTTGGCTTTAAGCTAACTTATTACAACACAAGCGTTAAAGACTACATCTACAGCCTCTCTCTTACAGGCTCTGGCGCAAACAGATGGATGATTTATGCAAATAGCCTTGATGATGCCAAATTTAAAGGCATAGAAGCACAAATCACCTACGACATGGGCGTATTTTACACAAAGGCAAGTTATTCAAGACAGACTTCAAAACAACCAGTTAGCGAAACTTATGGAAACCGTGCATTTGGCTTTGGTAAAATCTCAGAACTCCCAAAAGACTACGCAACTATCGATATTGGAACAAGGCTAATGGATGAAAAACTAACCTTTGGTTCAGTTATAAAATACACCGGAAAAGCCAAAAGAGTCCATCCAAGCGATGGCGATGATGGAAGAGTTGATCCAAATAGAGTTTTATCGCAGAAAAAAACTCAAGATTTACCACAAATTCCTACGATTTTTGACTTTTATGCAACGTATAAACCAACTTCAAATTTAACTTTCAAAGTTGAGGTGCAAAATGCCTTTGATAAGAACTACTTAGATGCGCTAAATGCCTTTAACTCAATCCAACCAGAGCTTTATGATAAAAACGACAACAGCATATATTTGTTTTCTAACTCATCTCGCGGTAGAACGTTTTTAGCAAGTTTTGAATACAAATTTTAG